In Devosia litorisediminis, one genomic interval encodes:
- a CDS encoding ETC complex I subunit produces the protein MTARIYRPAPNAMQSGRGKSKQWVLVHELAAQRSIDPLMGYTTSTDTKQQVRLTFETQEDAEAYAQKNGIAYSVQPAHDSTPKRSSYPDNFRADRKTPWTH, from the coding sequence ATGACCGCCCGTATCTACCGCCCGGCCCCCAACGCCATGCAATCGGGCAGAGGCAAATCCAAGCAGTGGGTTCTGGTTCACGAATTGGCCGCGCAGCGGTCGATCGACCCACTGATGGGTTACACCACATCCACCGATACCAAGCAGCAGGTTCGCCTGACTTTCGAGACTCAGGAAGACGCTGAGGCTTATGCGCAGAAGAATGGCATCGCCTATTCGGTGCAGCCTGCGCATGACAGCACACCGAAGCGCTCCAGCTATCCCGACAATTTCCGCGCTGACCGCAAGACACCCTGGACACACTAA
- a CDS encoding Gfo/Idh/MocA family protein: MAKTFGVGIMGAGNISAAYLRLAPLFKGLEVRAVADIIPEAAQKRAEEFGVAAQTPDELLKNSELDVIVNLTIPATHYSVSTDIISAGKHAYSEKPFVLTLEEGTALKKAAAERNLKVGSAPDTFLGGAHQQARQIIDSGQLGKIMSGTTHVMSRGMEHWHPNPDFFFQVGAGPILDIGPYYVTELIHLLGPVKRLSAFTNMARTEREVTAEGPQKGTFVKVGTPTTIHGVLEFVSGAIITIGASWDVAAHGHHNIELYGTDGSIFVPDPNFFGGDLVTTDVAGTRTTETPWDHPFGVNNQDLDKPTPRANYRTAGLADMMASIDGGYTARCGLDVALHAVDVMTSLLKAGESGQVLTLSTTCERPMALTPEDAQALLK; this comes from the coding sequence ATGGCTAAGACCTTTGGCGTCGGCATTATGGGTGCCGGCAATATCTCCGCCGCCTATCTGCGCCTTGCACCCCTGTTCAAGGGGCTCGAAGTGCGCGCCGTGGCCGATATCATTCCCGAAGCCGCGCAGAAGCGTGCCGAGGAATTCGGTGTCGCTGCCCAGACCCCAGACGAACTGCTCAAGAACAGTGAGCTCGACGTCATCGTCAATCTGACGATTCCGGCGACCCACTATTCGGTGTCGACCGACATCATCTCGGCCGGCAAGCATGCCTATTCCGAAAAGCCTTTTGTGCTGACACTCGAAGAAGGCACTGCGCTGAAAAAGGCGGCTGCCGAGCGCAATCTCAAGGTGGGCAGTGCGCCCGACACCTTCCTGGGTGGCGCCCATCAGCAGGCGCGTCAAATCATCGATTCCGGTCAGCTCGGCAAGATCATGAGCGGCACCACCCACGTGATGAGCCGTGGTATGGAGCATTGGCATCCCAACCCCGATTTCTTCTTCCAGGTCGGTGCTGGTCCCATCCTCGATATCGGTCCTTACTACGTGACCGAGCTGATTCATCTGCTCGGCCCGGTCAAGCGCCTCTCGGCCTTCACCAACATGGCCCGCACGGAGCGCGAAGTGACCGCCGAGGGCCCGCAAAAGGGCACCTTCGTCAAGGTCGGCACGCCAACCACCATCCACGGTGTGCTCGAATTCGTTTCCGGCGCCATCATCACCATCGGCGCAAGCTGGGACGTGGCAGCGCATGGTCACCACAATATCGAGCTCTATGGCACCGATGGGTCGATCTTCGTGCCCGATCCGAACTTCTTCGGTGGCGATCTGGTGACCACCGATGTCGCCGGCACCCGCACCACTGAGACACCCTGGGATCACCCCTTCGGCGTCAACAATCAGGATCTCGACAAGCCAACGCCACGGGCAAATTATCGCACCGCAGGTCTGGCCGACATGATGGCCTCGATCGATGGTGGCTACACCGCCCGGTGCGGTCTTGATGTCGCCCTGCATGCAGTGGACGTGATGACCAGCCTGCTCAAGGCCGGCGAAAGCGGTCAGGTTCTGACCCTGAGCACCACTTGCGAGCGCCCAATGGCCCTCACGCCAGAGGATGCCCAGGCCCTACTGAAGTAA
- a CDS encoding Gfo/Idh/MocA family protein: MAENGAKRIRLGMVGGGTGAFIGYVHRVAARIDGDYELVAGALSSRPETALESGRNLGLAEDRIYTSYEEMAKAEAARPDGIEAVSIVTPNHMHFGPAKAFLEAGIHVICDKPITSTIDDARKLAEIQPKNGARFLLTHNYTGYPLMRQARELVESGALGTIRVIQVEYPQDWLTEATTDDNKQASWRTDPARSGAGGAIGDIGTHAYNLARFVTGLKTDSVSADLTSFVEGRQLDDNVHIMLRFEGGAKGMLWASQVAVGCENGLQLRVYGDKGGIEWRQDNPNYMWFTEFGKPKQLLTRGGAISGNAASTMNVRIPSGHPEGYLEAFATLYSQFAAVIRGEGDAFEGLLPTLADGVEGMQFITASVQSSKNDGKWTRLSDV, from the coding sequence ATGGCTGAAAACGGCGCAAAGCGCATTCGCCTGGGCATGGTCGGCGGCGGTACGGGAGCCTTTATTGGCTACGTGCACCGCGTGGCTGCCCGCATTGATGGCGATTACGAACTGGTGGCCGGCGCTCTGTCGTCGCGCCCCGAAACTGCCTTGGAATCCGGGCGCAATCTCGGCCTGGCCGAAGATCGCATCTACACCTCCTACGAGGAAATGGCCAAGGCCGAGGCCGCGCGGCCAGACGGCATTGAGGCTGTCTCGATCGTCACGCCCAACCACATGCATTTTGGCCCGGCCAAGGCTTTCCTTGAGGCCGGCATTCACGTGATTTGCGACAAGCCGATTACCTCCACCATTGATGACGCGCGCAAGCTGGCCGAAATTCAGCCCAAGAACGGTGCCCGCTTCCTGCTGACCCATAATTACACGGGTTACCCGCTCATGCGGCAGGCGCGCGAGCTGGTCGAATCCGGCGCGCTGGGCACGATCAGGGTCATTCAGGTCGAATATCCCCAGGACTGGCTGACCGAAGCCACCACCGACGATAACAAACAGGCCTCATGGCGCACCGATCCTGCCCGCTCCGGCGCTGGCGGGGCCATTGGTGACATTGGCACCCATGCCTACAATCTCGCGCGCTTTGTCACGGGCCTGAAGACAGATTCGGTCTCGGCCGATCTCACCAGCTTCGTAGAAGGCCGTCAGCTCGACGACAATGTCCACATCATGCTGCGCTTTGAGGGCGGTGCGAAGGGCATGCTGTGGGCCAGTCAGGTGGCTGTGGGCTGCGAGAATGGCCTGCAATTGCGCGTCTATGGCGACAAGGGCGGCATTGAGTGGCGTCAGGACAATCCCAATTACATGTGGTTCACCGAATTCGGCAAACCCAAGCAATTGCTGACCCGCGGCGGCGCCATCTCTGGCAATGCGGCTTCCACCATGAATGTGCGCATCCCCTCGGGCCATCCCGAAGGCTATCTCGAAGCCTTCGCCACGCTCTACAGCCAGTTCGCAGCGGTCATTCGTGGCGAAGGCGACGCTTTTGAAGGACTACTGCCAACGCTGGCCGATGGCGTTGAAGGCATGCAGTTCATCACAGCCTCGGTTCAGTCGAGCAAGAACGACGGCAAGTGGACCAGGCTCAGCGACGTCTGA
- a CDS encoding sugar phosphate isomerase/epimerase family protein translates to MRTIKGPAIFLAQFAGDAAPFNSFDAICGWAAGHGYKGVQIPTWVGSLIDLEKAATSKTYCDELKGTAARHGIEITELSTHLQGQLVAAHPVYDTMLDGFAPPALHGNPKARQEWAVQQLHWAAKASQNLGLTEHATFSGALAWPFLYPFPQRPAGLIEEAFDELARRWTPILNAFDENGVDLCYEIHPGEDLHDGVSYEMFLERVNNHPRANLLYDPSHFVLQQLDYLDYIDIYHERIKMFHVKDAEFNPTGRQGVYGGYQSWIDRAGRFRSLGDGQVDFAAIFSKMAQYDFAGWAVLEWECAIKHPEDGAREGAEFIKNHIIHVTEHAFDDFASAGTDLAANRKILGLS, encoded by the coding sequence ATGCGCACCATCAAGGGTCCCGCAATCTTTCTGGCGCAGTTCGCCGGCGACGCTGCTCCGTTCAATTCCTTCGACGCCATTTGCGGCTGGGCCGCCGGGCATGGCTATAAGGGCGTGCAGATCCCGACCTGGGTCGGCAGCCTGATCGATCTGGAAAAGGCCGCCACGTCCAAGACCTATTGTGATGAGCTCAAGGGCACCGCTGCCAGGCACGGCATCGAGATCACCGAACTATCCACCCATCTGCAGGGTCAGCTGGTCGCCGCGCACCCGGTCTATGACACCATGCTTGATGGCTTTGCCCCGCCGGCGCTGCACGGCAATCCCAAGGCCCGCCAGGAATGGGCCGTCCAGCAGCTGCATTGGGCCGCCAAGGCTTCGCAAAATCTCGGCCTCACCGAGCATGCGACCTTCTCGGGCGCACTGGCCTGGCCGTTCCTCTATCCATTCCCGCAGCGCCCGGCCGGCCTGATCGAAGAAGCCTTTGATGAACTGGCTCGCCGCTGGACCCCGATCCTCAACGCCTTTGATGAGAACGGCGTCGATCTCTGCTACGAAATTCACCCTGGCGAAGATCTGCATGACGGCGTCAGCTACGAGATGTTCCTCGAGCGCGTGAACAATCACCCGCGCGCCAATCTGCTCTATGATCCGAGCCATTTCGTGCTGCAGCAGCTCGATTATCTCGACTACATCGACATCTATCACGAGCGCATCAAGATGTTCCACGTCAAGGATGCCGAGTTCAATCCGACCGGGCGTCAGGGGGTCTATGGCGGCTATCAGAGCTGGATCGACCGGGCAGGGCGCTTCCGCTCGCTGGGCGACGGTCAGGTCGATTTTGCCGCCATCTTCTCCAAGATGGCGCAATATGATTTCGCAGGTTGGGCGGTTCTGGAATGGGAATGCGCCATCAAACACCCAGAAGACGGCGCGCGCGAGGGTGCCGAGTTCATCAAGAACCACATCATCCACGTCACCGAACACGCGTTCGACGATTTTGCCTCGGCCGGTACCGATCTGGCGGCCAACCGCAAAATCCTCGGTCTGAGCTAG
- the metC gene encoding cystathionine beta-lyase, whose protein sequence is MSEKKSGNSERRSVETILTHHGREPDDQFGFVNTPVYRGSTVLFKTLDDMVGQKQRFLYGRAGNPTTQSVEAVITELEGAYRTRLVPSGLAAITIAVLSCVKAGDDVLISDSAYEPGRSFADGFLKRMGVTARYYDPRIGAGISALMQPNTTAILAESPGSLTFEVQDIPAIAAAAHANGARLIVDNSWASPLYHQPLALGADLVVHAGTKMFVGHSDAFAGTISTTEAAWAEVESTRALLGFFTSGDDAYLVARGLRTLAIRMKEHHSRALEIASWLEAQPEVVQVLHPGLSSHPDHALFKRDFTGSGSLFSVLLAPAPRASVAAFVDKLEIFTMGFSWGGYESLCLPVRLGANRTAKPWTAEGNLFRLHIGLEGIDDLKADLADAIARYSAAR, encoded by the coding sequence ATGAGTGAGAAGAAAAGCGGCAATTCCGAGCGTCGTTCTGTTGAAACCATCCTGACCCATCACGGTCGGGAACCTGACGATCAGTTCGGTTTTGTGAATACCCCGGTGTATCGCGGCTCGACCGTGCTGTTCAAAACGCTGGACGACATGGTGGGGCAGAAACAGCGCTTTCTGTATGGCCGCGCCGGCAATCCAACTACCCAGAGCGTGGAAGCCGTCATTACCGAGCTTGAGGGGGCCTATCGCACGCGTCTGGTCCCGTCGGGCCTGGCAGCCATCACCATAGCGGTGCTCAGCTGCGTCAAGGCAGGCGACGATGTGCTGATCTCCGACAGCGCCTATGAGCCCGGCCGCAGCTTTGCCGACGGCTTTCTGAAGCGCATGGGCGTGACGGCACGCTATTACGATCCGCGCATAGGCGCGGGAATCAGCGCGCTGATGCAGCCCAACACCACGGCCATTCTGGCAGAAAGCCCCGGCTCGCTGACGTTTGAAGTGCAGGACATTCCCGCCATTGCCGCAGCCGCTCATGCCAATGGCGCGCGACTGATCGTGGATAACAGCTGGGCCAGCCCGCTCTATCACCAACCGCTGGCACTGGGGGCGGATCTGGTGGTGCATGCCGGCACCAAAATGTTCGTGGGACATTCGGATGCCTTTGCTGGCACCATTTCAACGACCGAGGCGGCCTGGGCCGAGGTCGAATCAACGCGCGCCCTACTGGGGTTCTTCACGTCGGGCGACGATGCCTATCTGGTGGCGCGCGGTCTGCGCACCCTGGCGATCCGCATGAAGGAGCATCACAGCCGGGCTCTGGAGATCGCCAGCTGGCTGGAAGCACAGCCCGAAGTCGTACAGGTGCTGCACCCCGGTTTGTCCAGCCACCCTGATCACGCCCTGTTCAAACGTGATTTCACCGGCTCGGGCAGCCTGTTCAGCGTGTTGCTGGCCCCTGCCCCGCGTGCATCGGTCGCAGCGTTCGTGGACAAGCTCGAGATTTTCACGATGGGCTTTTCGTGGGGCGGTTATGAGAGCCTGTGCCTGCCGGTGCGCCTGGGCGCCAATCGTACCGCCAAGCCGTGGACGGCCGAGGGCAATCTGTTCCGGCTGCATATCGGGCTTGAAGGCATCGACGATCTCAAGGCCGACCTGGCCGATGCGATCGCTCGCTATTCAGCGGCACGCTGA
- a CDS encoding carbohydrate ABC transporter permease, with the protein MTSETMSVSNGTKGAIEPRGAKPKKLTAARIGVYAFLVISALFFLMPLYVMIVTSLKGLPEIRLGLLFNLPQEITFEPWLKAWDTACTGRDCNGLKPGFINSLKITLISVPISIVVAMLNGYALSFWKYKGSELLFGILIFGAFVPYQVVIYPLIIGLREVGLFGTLPGIVIVHTIFGMPILTLLFRNFFASLPPELFKAARVDGAGFWQIFFQIMLPMSVPIAIVAVILQTTGIWNDFLFGTVFAGRENMPMTVQLNNIVTTTTGVREYNVNMAATILTAAVPLTVYFISGKWFVRGIAAGAVKG; encoded by the coding sequence ATGACGTCCGAAACTATGTCCGTGTCGAACGGCACGAAGGGCGCCATCGAGCCACGTGGCGCCAAGCCCAAAAAGCTCACCGCCGCGCGTATTGGCGTCTACGCTTTCCTCGTCATCTCGGCACTCTTCTTCCTGATGCCGCTCTATGTGATGATCGTGACTTCGCTCAAGGGCCTGCCGGAAATCCGGCTGGGGCTGCTGTTCAACCTGCCGCAGGAAATCACCTTCGAGCCTTGGCTCAAGGCCTGGGATACCGCCTGTACGGGCCGTGACTGTAATGGTCTCAAGCCCGGTTTCATCAACTCGCTCAAGATCACGCTGATCTCCGTACCGATTTCGATCGTGGTCGCCATGCTCAATGGCTATGCGCTCAGCTTCTGGAAGTACAAGGGCTCCGAGCTATTGTTCGGCATCCTGATCTTCGGCGCCTTCGTGCCCTATCAGGTGGTGATCTATCCTTTGATCATCGGTCTGCGCGAAGTCGGCCTGTTCGGTACACTGCCGGGCATCGTGATCGTGCACACCATCTTCGGCATGCCCATCCTGACACTGTTGTTCCGCAATTTCTTTGCATCGCTCCCCCCGGAGCTGTTCAAGGCGGCACGCGTTGACGGGGCAGGGTTCTGGCAGATTTTCTTCCAGATCATGCTGCCAATGTCGGTGCCAATCGCCATCGTGGCTGTGATCTTGCAGACCACCGGCATTTGGAACGACTTCCTCTTCGGTACCGTGTTCGCCGGCCGAGAGAACATGCCAATGACAGTTCAGCTCAACAACATCGTCACCACTACGACCGGTGTTCGCGAATACAACGTCAACATGGCAGCGACCATCCTGACCGCTGCCGTGCCACTGACTGTCTATTTCATCTCGGGTAAATGGTTCGTCCGCGGCATCGCCGCCGGTGCGGTGAAGGGTTAA
- a CDS encoding sugar phosphate isomerase/epimerase family protein, with the protein MTELSFQLYSARNYPSLEEFLGKLAALGYTQVEGFGGLYGDAAGLAANLKKHGLIMPTGHFGLGQLQDTDTALKTAETLGIKTLICPAIPQEERSQDEAKWVALGETLAGLGETFNKAGYGFGWHNHDFEFNATASGRLPMDIILETASKIEWEADVAWIARGKANPVDWFDKYGDRITAVHVKDIAPAGECLDEDGWADVGHGVMNWDDLITKVTSKTKAKYFVAEHDKPSDPVRFATRSIETAKKWK; encoded by the coding sequence ATGACCGAATTGTCATTCCAGCTCTATAGTGCCCGCAACTACCCATCGCTTGAAGAATTCCTCGGCAAGCTCGCCGCGCTCGGCTACACGCAGGTCGAGGGCTTTGGTGGTCTGTATGGCGATGCCGCCGGCCTCGCTGCCAATCTGAAAAAGCATGGCCTGATCATGCCAACCGGCCATTTTGGCCTGGGTCAGCTGCAGGACACCGATACCGCGCTCAAGACTGCCGAGACGCTGGGCATCAAGACACTGATCTGTCCGGCCATTCCGCAGGAAGAGCGCAGCCAGGACGAAGCCAAGTGGGTTGCTCTGGGCGAGACCCTTGCCGGTCTGGGCGAAACCTTCAACAAGGCCGGTTACGGCTTTGGCTGGCACAACCACGACTTCGAATTCAACGCGACTGCATCGGGCCGTCTGCCGATGGATATCATCCTTGAGACCGCGTCCAAGATCGAATGGGAAGCTGACGTCGCCTGGATCGCCCGTGGCAAGGCCAATCCCGTCGACTGGTTCGACAAGTATGGCGACCGCATCACCGCGGTTCACGTCAAGGACATCGCGCCTGCGGGCGAATGCCTGGACGAGGACGGCTGGGCCGATGTTGGCCACGGCGTGATGAACTGGGACGATCTGATAACCAAGGTGACCAGCAAGACCAAGGCAAAATACTTTGTCGCCGAACATGACAAGCCGTCCGATCCCGTGCGCTTTGCGACACGGTCGATCGAGACCGCCAAGAAGTGGAAGTAA
- a CDS encoding amino acid ABC transporter substrate-binding protein — protein MQKTLVTIALAASLGLGATAAQAATLDEVMAKDYIQCGVTGGVPGFSSPDASNVWTGLEVDFCRAVAAAIFNDADKVRYTPLTSQERFAALSAGEIDILSRTTTWTMSRDTDLGISFLGTMYYDGQAFMVRKADGINSALELSGAAICLESGTTTELNAADYFAANGMEFNTVVFVDQDEVVKAYEDGRCDVYTTDGSALAAERSKFAVPEDHLILPEIISKEPLGPVVRQGDDQWFKINRWTYYALLEAEELGVTQANVDEMLGSDNPAIKRLLGVEGDFGTPIGLSKDWAYRIIKSIGNYGESFDRNVGPSTAIGLERGLNALWTKGGLQYAPPIR, from the coding sequence ATGCAAAAAACGCTCGTAACAATCGCGCTCGCGGCCTCGCTTGGTCTCGGTGCGACCGCTGCTCAGGCAGCGACTCTCGACGAGGTAATGGCGAAGGATTACATCCAGTGCGGTGTGACCGGTGGCGTCCCCGGTTTCTCTTCGCCAGATGCCAGCAACGTTTGGACCGGCCTAGAAGTTGACTTCTGCCGCGCTGTGGCAGCCGCCATCTTCAACGATGCCGACAAGGTTCGTTATACCCCACTGACCAGCCAGGAGCGCTTCGCAGCTCTCTCCGCCGGTGAAATCGACATTCTCTCGCGCACCACGACCTGGACCATGAGCCGCGATACCGATCTGGGTATCAGCTTCCTGGGCACCATGTACTACGACGGCCAGGCCTTTATGGTCCGCAAGGCTGACGGCATCAACTCGGCTCTCGAGCTGTCCGGCGCGGCTATCTGCCTTGAATCGGGCACCACCACCGAGCTGAACGCAGCTGACTATTTTGCTGCCAACGGCATGGAATTCAACACCGTCGTGTTCGTTGATCAGGACGAAGTTGTGAAGGCCTACGAAGACGGCCGTTGCGACGTGTACACCACGGACGGTTCCGCACTGGCTGCTGAACGTTCCAAGTTCGCTGTTCCTGAAGATCACCTGATCCTGCCAGAAATCATCTCCAAGGAACCCCTTGGTCCGGTTGTGCGTCAGGGCGACGATCAGTGGTTCAAGATCAACCGCTGGACCTACTACGCACTGCTCGAAGCTGAAGAGCTGGGCGTGACCCAGGCCAATGTTGACGAGATGCTCGGTTCCGACAACCCAGCCATCAAGCGCCTGCTGGGCGTTGAGGGTGACTTCGGTACCCCGATCGGTCTGTCCAAGGACTGGGCATACCGCATCATCAAGTCGATCGGTAACTACGGTGAATCCTTTGACCGTAACGTTGGTCCCTCGACTGCAATTGGCCTTGAGCGCGGTCTGAACGCTCTGTGGACCAAGGGTGGCCTGCAGTACGCTCCACCGATCCGCTAA
- a CDS encoding phosphatase PAP2 family protein, protein MAVILVLFVLVFVDAWASQSAQAWPDVWRAPFAFVTDFGLSDWVLIPSLLIFVVTFIALRLPLGRYRAAIHELSLLSGFVFVGVGLPGLFVNLLKRLIGRARPDHFLDLGAFHFQPIFNDWSFQSFPSGHTTTAIGTALVVGFMMPRLFRVILFIALMTGLSRVVIGMHYPTDVVGGFVVGTLGAYAVRNGFARRRWLFNARSDGSVRFRGVPNLRRLFRGRLQRAAE, encoded by the coding sequence ATGGCAGTCATTCTGGTGCTTTTTGTGCTGGTATTCGTCGATGCTTGGGCGTCGCAGAGCGCGCAGGCCTGGCCCGACGTGTGGCGCGCACCATTTGCCTTTGTCACAGATTTTGGTCTCTCCGATTGGGTCCTTATCCCCTCGCTGCTGATTTTTGTTGTCACTTTTATCGCCCTGCGGCTGCCGCTGGGGCGGTATCGCGCCGCGATTCACGAACTCAGCCTGCTTTCGGGATTCGTTTTTGTCGGTGTTGGGCTGCCCGGGCTCTTCGTCAATCTGCTCAAGCGGCTGATCGGTCGCGCCCGCCCGGATCACTTTCTGGATCTGGGGGCGTTTCACTTCCAGCCCATCTTTAATGACTGGAGCTTTCAGAGCTTCCCCTCGGGTCATACCACCACTGCCATCGGCACGGCGCTGGTTGTCGGCTTCATGATGCCGCGCCTGTTCCGCGTGATTCTGTTCATCGCGCTGATGACCGGGCTCTCGCGCGTGGTCATTGGCATGCACTACCCCACCGATGTGGTCGGCGGCTTTGTCGTGGGTACGCTCGGCGCGTACGCCGTGCGTAATGGTTTTGCCAGGCGCCGCTGGTTGTTCAACGCCCGCAGCGACGGCTCGGTACGGTTCCGCGGGGTGCCCAATCTGCGCCGCCTGTTTCGCGGACGGCTTCAGCGTGCCGCTGAATAG
- a CDS encoding ABC transporter ATP-binding protein, with protein MQHSVSIRDLSLNFGSVKVLEHLDLDIAQGEFIVLLGPSGCGKSTLLNCVAGLLDVSDGQIFIGGKNVTWEEPKDRGIGMVFQSYALYPQMTVERNLSFGLRVAGMKKEEIDQRVARAAEILQIGPLLQRKPVELSGGQRQRVAIGRALVRDVDVFLFDEPLSNLDAKLRSDLRVEIKRLHQRLKNTMIYVTHDQIEALTLADRIAVMKNGVIQQLSDPHTIYNKPVNLYVAGFIGSPQMNMFQGSLDGNKFVVNEDGTEIPVSTYEFTTPVTGKTKAVLGVRPEHIMLGEEAKGMPFTTEIEIEIVEPMGSDTLAWTKIAGHQVTFRCNSDVVLKTGQKVTIGFDPGRGSIFDTNTTNRL; from the coding sequence ATGCAACACAGTGTTTCCATCCGGGATCTGTCGCTCAATTTCGGTAGTGTGAAGGTGCTCGAGCACCTCGATCTCGATATCGCTCAGGGCGAGTTCATCGTCCTGCTCGGCCCATCGGGTTGTGGCAAGTCGACCTTGCTCAACTGCGTAGCTGGTCTGCTCGATGTTTCCGACGGTCAGATCTTCATCGGTGGCAAGAACGTCACTTGGGAAGAGCCCAAGGACCGCGGCATCGGCATGGTGTTCCAGTCCTATGCGCTTTATCCGCAGATGACCGTTGAGCGAAATCTCAGCTTTGGTCTGCGCGTGGCGGGCATGAAGAAGGAAGAGATTGATCAGCGCGTCGCCCGCGCCGCCGAAATTCTCCAGATTGGCCCGCTGCTGCAGCGCAAGCCGGTCGAACTGTCCGGCGGTCAGCGTCAGCGCGTGGCCATCGGCCGTGCCCTGGTGCGTGATGTGGATGTGTTCCTGTTCGACGAACCCTTGTCGAACCTGGACGCCAAGCTGCGCTCCGATCTGCGCGTCGAGATCAAGCGGCTGCATCAGCGGCTCAAGAACACCATGATCTACGTGACCCACGATCAGATCGAGGCCTTGACGCTGGCTGACCGTATCGCCGTCATGAAAAATGGGGTGATCCAGCAGCTCAGCGACCCACACACCATCTACAACAAGCCGGTCAATCTATACGTGGCCGGGTTCATCGGCTCGCCGCAGATGAACATGTTCCAGGGCTCGCTTGACGGCAACAAGTTCGTCGTCAACGAAGACGGCACTGAAATTCCGGTGTCGACCTATGAGTTCACCACGCCCGTGACCGGCAAGACCAAGGCTGTGCTGGGCGTGCGTCCGGAACACATCATGCTGGGCGAAGAAGCCAAGGGCATGCCGTTCACGACTGAGATCGAGATCGAGATTGTCGAGCCCATGGGGTCCGACACCTTGGCCTGGACCAAGATCGCCGGTCATCAGGTCACCTTCCGTTGCAACAGCGACGTGGTGCTCAAGACCGGTCAGAAAGTCACCATCGGTTTCGATCCGGGCCGCGGCTCGATCTTCGACACCAACACGACCAACCGGCTCTAG
- a CDS encoding TraB/GumN family protein encodes MFRCTCLLPALLIMGLAAPAQASPALWEVRDGDSALWFFGSFHILPEGTAWRTPLFDATFAEADKVVFETDIRPQAIAEMGAKAFAQGIYVDGTLLTDVIDAALEEQLRAQMARMNMPVGTVLAMRPWMAANTISVGALTANGFGAQGVEFVLEPELAAERMVFLETGDQQLDVFARAPEDEQIAMLAATLEQMDDMSKVMNKMVGYWVSGTPEGLLKLVEVEMDGFEDAFVERLLYERNRNWMTPLERMLANDEQNLVVVGAGHLVGDGNVLDLLSAAGYSVERIQ; translated from the coding sequence ATGTTCAGATGCACCTGCCTGCTCCCCGCCCTGTTGATCATGGGTCTGGCTGCGCCCGCGCAGGCCAGTCCGGCGCTGTGGGAAGTGCGCGATGGGGACAGTGCCCTGTGGTTCTTTGGCTCCTTCCACATCCTGCCCGAAGGTACTGCATGGCGGACGCCATTGTTTGACGCGACATTCGCCGAAGCCGACAAGGTGGTGTTCGAGACCGACATTCGCCCCCAAGCCATTGCCGAGATGGGCGCCAAGGCCTTTGCCCAAGGCATCTATGTCGACGGCACCCTGCTGACCGACGTGATCGACGCAGCGCTCGAAGAACAGCTACGGGCACAGATGGCGCGTATGAACATGCCTGTGGGCACGGTTCTGGCAATGCGCCCCTGGATGGCCGCCAATACCATTTCTGTCGGCGCGTTGACGGCAAATGGCTTTGGCGCGCAGGGGGTGGAGTTTGTACTGGAGCCCGAACTGGCCGCCGAGCGCATGGTGTTTCTCGAAACCGGGGATCAACAGCTCGACGTGTTCGCCCGCGCACCTGAGGATGAGCAGATCGCCATGCTGGCAGCCACGCTCGAGCAAATGGACGACATGTCCAAAGTCATGAACAAGATGGTGGGCTATTGGGTATCAGGCACGCCTGAAGGCCTGCTCAAGCTGGTTGAGGTCGAAATGGACGGGTTTGAAGACGCGTTTGTCGAACGACTGCTCTATGAGCGCAACCGCAACTGGATGACGCCGCTCGAGCGCATGCTCGCCAATGATGAGCAGAATCTGGTGGTCGTGGGCGCGGGCCACCTGGTTGGCGACGGTAATGTGCTCGACCTGCTCAGCGCGGCCGGCTATTCGGTAGAGCGCATTCAATAG